A part of Deinococcus cellulosilyticus NBRC 106333 = KACC 11606 genomic DNA contains:
- a CDS encoding ROK family transcriptional regulator — protein sequence MTTRLEVKKGSNLPKVKAENLSVVLDALRKLQPISRSDLAEATGLTAATITHLVDELNELKILIETRSDSKQVGRRPTLLTLNPERGQIVGVEISRSTLHVVRTDFCGRVLDRLNVPHDPNLGLDYTLALLYENITSMIDSRLELLGIGIGVPGPVNSREGIVLGPPNFGGWRNVHLAQMVSEKFGVPCWLDDDAKTAALGERWFGSGKNGTGTLLYVSFRAGVGAGLIVKDHIFRGAHELAGEIGHTTIHVDGPLCECGNRGCVETLVSVPAIMLEAARLGLKCKNARELEALAQEGSQTAKNIKERTYQYIAATVVNAINHYDPDMIVLGGTLVRAWPDFIECVTEKVRGRSFGFLSKDVNIVRALLGSDASAVGAAALVVEQIFQEPQAQLQR from the coding sequence ATGACCACACGCCTGGAAGTCAAAAAAGGAAGCAACCTTCCCAAAGTCAAAGCCGAAAACCTCAGTGTTGTGCTGGACGCCCTGAGAAAGCTGCAACCCATTTCCAGAAGCGATCTGGCAGAGGCGACAGGCCTCACGGCGGCCACCATCACCCACCTGGTGGATGAATTGAACGAGCTCAAGATCCTGATTGAAACCCGTTCGGACAGCAAACAGGTGGGCAGAAGACCCACCCTGCTCACCCTCAATCCGGAGCGTGGCCAGATTGTGGGGGTCGAAATCTCGCGTTCAACCCTGCATGTGGTGCGAACGGACTTCTGTGGCCGGGTGCTGGACCGCCTGAATGTTCCCCATGATCCGAACCTGGGTCTGGATTACACGCTGGCCCTGCTCTATGAAAACATCACCAGCATGATCGATTCCAGGCTTGAACTGCTGGGCATTGGCATCGGGGTTCCCGGTCCTGTGAATTCCAGAGAGGGCATCGTGCTTGGGCCTCCCAATTTTGGTGGGTGGCGCAATGTGCATCTGGCCCAGATGGTCTCGGAGAAATTCGGGGTTCCGTGCTGGCTCGATGACGACGCTAAAACTGCGGCGCTCGGTGAGCGCTGGTTTGGCTCTGGAAAGAATGGCACGGGCACATTGCTTTATGTGTCCTTCCGTGCCGGGGTGGGAGCAGGTCTGATTGTGAAAGACCACATCTTCCGTGGCGCGCATGAACTTGCCGGAGAAATCGGGCACACCACCATCCACGTGGATGGCCCCCTGTGCGAGTGCGGAAACCGGGGGTGTGTGGAGACCCTGGTCAGCGTTCCAGCGATCATGCTGGAAGCTGCCCGTCTGGGCCTGAAGTGCAAAAATGCCCGGGAGCTTGAGGCCCTGGCCCAGGAAGGCAGCCAGACTGCGAAAAACATCAAGGAACGCACCTACCAGTACATTGCTGCCACTGTGGTGAACGCCATCAACCACTACGACCCGGACATGATTGTGCTGGGAGGAACGCTGGTCCGTGCATGGCCCGATTTCATCGAGTGCGTGACCGAGAAGGTCAGGGGCCGCTCTTTTGGTTTCCTCTCCAAGGATGTGAACATCGTGCGGGCACTGCTGGGTTCAGATGCCAGTGCGGTGGGGGCTGCCGCTCTGGTGGTGGAGCAGATTTTTCAGGAGCCCCAGGCCCAGTTGCAGCGGTAA
- a CDS encoding substrate-binding domain-containing protein — MADLINHLQQKREALGISRSALAERTGLSRQAIHSIEQGKYIPNTLVALQLAKVLKCQVEDLFQIPAPEAPVARWLGNEAQEGDRVLLARVGSLLCAVPIADPDRFSVAADAVITRVEGTNLSLEPLTEPELWDSTLLISGCDPALKMVARQVKDHRVLVVHQTSLDSLALLAEGQVHAAGIHLYDRTGQTFNVPFVEHAQIEACTLYTLWHWWQGLLVQHGNPKNISGLADLLRPEVTLINRQSSAGSRILLDSLLAEHQIDPKSIQECGNVAFSHQEVAQAISEGQADVGLAIQAVAQNGLEFIPLAQERFDLVVPEPFQKHPAMVALLQTLKTPQIRNNIRLLGGYDPEQAGEVVAVISGSRK, encoded by the coding sequence ATGGCAGACCTGATCAACCACCTGCAGCAGAAACGGGAAGCCCTGGGCATTTCCAGATCCGCACTGGCCGAACGCACAGGGCTCAGCAGGCAGGCCATTCACAGCATCGAACAGGGAAAATACATCCCAAACACCCTGGTGGCCCTGCAACTGGCAAAAGTGCTGAAGTGTCAGGTGGAGGACCTGTTCCAGATCCCTGCTCCTGAAGCGCCTGTTGCCAGATGGCTCGGGAATGAAGCTCAGGAGGGAGACCGGGTGCTGCTGGCACGGGTGGGAAGCCTGCTCTGTGCCGTCCCGATTGCCGACCCTGATCGATTTTCAGTTGCAGCAGACGCCGTGATCACCCGTGTTGAGGGCACGAACCTCAGCCTTGAACCCCTCACCGAACCAGAACTCTGGGACAGCACTCTGCTGATCTCAGGATGTGATCCTGCCCTGAAGATGGTGGCCCGTCAGGTGAAAGACCACCGGGTTCTGGTGGTGCACCAGACCAGCCTGGACAGCCTTGCCTTGCTGGCAGAAGGACAGGTGCATGCTGCAGGGATTCACCTGTATGACCGGACAGGCCAGACCTTCAATGTGCCCTTCGTCGAGCATGCCCAGATTGAAGCCTGCACCCTTTACACCCTCTGGCACTGGTGGCAGGGGCTGCTGGTCCAGCACGGAAACCCCAAAAACATCTCTGGACTGGCTGACCTGTTGCGCCCCGAGGTCACCCTCATCAACAGGCAAAGCAGTGCAGGAAGCAGAATTCTGCTGGACAGCCTGCTGGCAGAGCACCAGATCGATCCGAAATCCATTCAGGAATGCGGAAATGTGGCCTTCAGCCATCAGGAAGTTGCACAGGCCATTTCAGAAGGTCAGGCAGATGTGGGCCTGGCGATTCAGGCGGTTGCCCAGAACGGTCTGGAATTCATTCCCCTTGCTCAGGAACGGTTTGATCTGGTGGTCCCGGAGCCGTTCCAGAAGCATCCGGCCATGGTGGCCCTCCTGCAGACCCTCAAGACCCCACAGATCCGCAACAACATCCGCCTGCTCGGAGGATACGATCCAGAACAGGCTGGAGAAGTCGTGGCTGTGATTTCAGGGAGCCGAAAATGA
- the modA gene encoding molybdate ABC transporter substrate-binding protein, with amino-acid sequence MKKPLLFALMLFSPLAHAQSITVFAAASLTDAFKEIGSAFQNKTGVEVTFQFAGSQVLRTQLEQGAKADVYASASDAQFDPLVKSGLVNGKQTFTRNQLVVIVPLKNPAGIRSLSDLAKPGVKVVVAQSSVPVGQYTRQVFENLSRTSKTSFSQKALKNVVSEETNVRQVALKVQFGEADAGVVYTTDLTPGVRAQVKTIPIAGKYNVVATYPMGTVKGGNPNAAGQFVKFVLSKEGQNILKKWGFLKVK; translated from the coding sequence ATGAAAAAACCATTGCTGTTTGCCCTCATGCTGTTTTCCCCTTTGGCCCATGCACAGTCCATCACGGTGTTTGCAGCAGCTTCCCTGACCGATGCCTTCAAGGAAATCGGTTCAGCGTTTCAAAACAAAACGGGGGTTGAAGTCACGTTCCAGTTTGCGGGTTCTCAGGTCCTGCGCACCCAGCTTGAACAGGGAGCAAAAGCAGATGTGTACGCCAGTGCCAGCGACGCCCAGTTCGATCCACTGGTCAAATCGGGTCTGGTGAACGGCAAGCAGACCTTCACCCGGAACCAGTTGGTGGTCATTGTGCCCCTGAAAAACCCTGCAGGCATCCGCTCCCTGTCGGATCTGGCAAAACCAGGGGTCAAAGTGGTGGTGGCCCAGTCCAGTGTTCCGGTGGGCCAGTACACCAGACAGGTCTTTGAGAACCTGTCCAGAACTTCCAAAACCAGCTTCTCCCAGAAAGCCCTGAAGAACGTGGTCAGCGAAGAGACCAACGTCAGGCAGGTTGCCCTGAAAGTGCAATTCGGAGAGGCGGATGCAGGGGTGGTCTACACCACCGACCTCACGCCCGGAGTGCGTGCACAGGTCAAAACCATCCCCATTGCTGGCAAATACAATGTGGTCGCCACCTACCCGATGGGAACGGTCAAAGGTGGGAACCCCAATGCTGCAGGTCAATTCGTGAAGTTCGTCCTGTCAAAAGAAGGTCAGAACATCCTCAAGAAATGGGGTTTTCTGAAGGTCAAATGA
- a CDS encoding ABC transporter permease translates to MTRPSLPLVPLLMGVMLVVFLLLPTLVILLHGLSGGFFPALLQPVVLDALKVSLVTTTITLLLTVGLGTPIAYLLARYRFRGKILLDTLLDLPIVLPPVVAGVGLLLTFGRNGLLGPALTLAGISIAFSPAAVVLAQLFTSAPFFIRASKGGFLAIDRDIEAAARVDGASNGQVFRFITWPLAFPFLLEGMVLAWARALGEFGATILFAGSLQGRTQTITLSIYAALESDLKPALVLSAVMVVVAFTMLGVVRRITARRSRGES, encoded by the coding sequence ATGACACGTCCTTCTCTGCCCCTGGTGCCCCTGCTGATGGGGGTCATGCTGGTTGTTTTTCTGCTGCTGCCCACCCTGGTGATCCTGCTGCATGGCCTGTCCGGTGGGTTCTTCCCTGCCCTGCTTCAGCCTGTGGTGCTTGATGCTTTGAAAGTCAGTCTGGTGACCACCACCATCACCCTCCTGCTGACGGTGGGGCTCGGAACCCCCATTGCCTACTTGCTGGCCCGGTACCGGTTCAGGGGGAAAATTCTCCTGGACACGCTCCTGGACCTGCCCATTGTGCTGCCTCCGGTGGTGGCAGGTGTGGGTCTGCTGCTGACCTTCGGAAGAAATGGCCTGCTGGGTCCAGCCCTGACCCTGGCCGGAATCAGCATTGCCTTCAGTCCTGCGGCGGTGGTTCTGGCCCAGCTTTTCACCTCTGCGCCCTTTTTCATCCGGGCCTCCAAAGGGGGGTTCCTGGCCATTGACCGGGACATTGAAGCTGCAGCACGGGTGGATGGGGCCAGCAATGGGCAGGTGTTCCGCTTCATCACCTGGCCCCTGGCCTTCCCTTTTTTGCTGGAAGGCATGGTCCTTGCGTGGGCCAGAGCCCTCGGAGAATTCGGGGCAACCATCCTGTTTGCAGGTTCCTTGCAGGGCAGGACCCAGACCATCACCCTGTCCATCTATGCTGCTCTGGAATCGGACCTGAAACCTGCACTGGTGCTCTCTGCGGTGATGGTGGTGGTCGCTTTCACCATGCTGGGGGTGGTGCGAAGGATCACGGCAAGGAGAAGCAGGGGAGAAAGTTGA
- a CDS encoding GNAT family N-acetyltransferase codes for MLDYSFTRPIRFEDLRLLMQQTTWMGNRTPEGVQRMLQDSVVVSVWSGDQLVGFGRAVTDHVYRAFIEDIVVDEKHRHAGVGSELMSRLVDHLKDVEEIQLGCVEELVSFYGALGFERSSQPKMILRRDSR; via the coding sequence ATGCTGGACTACTCCTTCACCCGTCCCATCCGCTTTGAAGACCTTCGCCTCCTGATGCAGCAGACCACCTGGATGGGAAACCGCACCCCGGAGGGGGTTCAGCGCATGCTGCAGGATTCCGTGGTGGTCTCCGTGTGGTCAGGAGACCAGCTGGTGGGCTTTGGTCGGGCGGTCACAGACCATGTGTACCGGGCCTTCATCGAGGACATCGTGGTGGATGAAAAGCACCGCCATGCAGGTGTGGGCTCCGAGCTCATGAGCCGACTGGTGGATCATCTGAAAGACGTGGAGGAAATTCAGCTGGGTTGTGTGGAGGAACTGGTGTCGTTTTATGGTGCACTGGGATTTGAACGGTCCAGCCAGCCCAAAATGATTCTGCGTCGGGACAGCAGGTAG
- a CDS encoding acetoacetate--CoA ligase — protein sequence MTTQSSHALWVPGPERIQKTLLHTFWKQLEQEAGVHFQTYTDLNRFALERAEVFWPFLWNFVQIQAETRGERVLDETEGMMLSRFFPDARLNFTENVLRHSGPGEAIVEHAESGRRRSLSWDDLRKQVEKLSAYLRHAGVKPGDRVAAWIPNCIEAVITSLAAARIGAIYSSTSPDFGVDGVLDRFGQIEPVVLVAADGYTYNGKPQQCMGKLAEIVAGLPTVREVLVIGYQSETPDLSGLDRAKLFSAALENDLDIPEAQAFEFNHPLYILYSSGTTGKPKCIVHRAGGILLNHLKEHQLHCDIQAGDRVMYYTTTGWMMWNWLVTALASKATIVLYDGSPFQPGPERLFKIAEQEQLTFLGVSAKWIESLRKLELSPKSTYPLSALRTMASTGSPLSEEGFQYVYDHIKRDLHLSSISGGTDLCGCFLGGNPLAEVHPAELQVPMLGMSIEIYPEEGEALLGPTTGELVCTRPFPSQPLKFWNDPENKKYQAAYFERFPGVWHHGDFVQRTETGFKVLGRSDATLNPGGVRIGTAEIYRQVESFPEILEALVFMRSAQGEDQVVLLVRMKEEVSLTDDLRKQIQSRIRQACTPRHVPGRIEAVADLPRTKNGKLLELAVTDLANGRPVRNVTAVANPEALEAIQTLFS from the coding sequence ATGACAACACAATCGAGCCACGCGCTCTGGGTGCCCGGACCCGAGCGCATTCAAAAAACGCTGCTTCACACGTTCTGGAAGCAGCTGGAGCAGGAAGCAGGAGTGCATTTCCAGACTTACACCGACCTGAACCGTTTCGCACTGGAGCGTGCAGAGGTGTTCTGGCCTTTCCTGTGGAATTTTGTGCAGATCCAGGCCGAGACCCGGGGAGAGAGGGTGCTGGATGAAACGGAAGGCATGATGCTGTCCCGCTTTTTCCCCGATGCCAGATTGAATTTCACCGAGAATGTCCTGCGCCACAGCGGTCCCGGCGAGGCCATCGTGGAACATGCGGAATCCGGGCGCAGAAGAAGCCTCAGCTGGGATGACCTGCGAAAACAGGTGGAGAAACTCTCTGCATACCTGAGGCATGCAGGTGTGAAGCCAGGAGACCGGGTGGCGGCCTGGATTCCCAACTGCATCGAGGCCGTGATCACTTCGCTTGCGGCTGCACGAATCGGGGCCATTTATTCCTCCACCTCCCCTGATTTTGGGGTGGATGGGGTTCTGGACCGTTTCGGACAGATTGAACCTGTGGTTCTGGTGGCTGCAGATGGGTACACCTACAACGGCAAGCCCCAGCAGTGCATGGGCAAACTGGCTGAGATTGTGGCCGGGCTTCCCACCGTGCGGGAAGTGCTGGTGATTGGATACCAGTCTGAAACCCCGGACCTCTCTGGCCTGGACCGGGCAAAGCTCTTTTCTGCTGCACTGGAAAACGACCTGGACATTCCAGAAGCACAGGCCTTTGAATTCAACCATCCGCTGTACATCCTGTATTCCAGTGGAACCACCGGGAAGCCAAAGTGCATCGTGCACCGGGCCGGGGGCATTTTGCTGAACCACCTGAAAGAACACCAGTTGCACTGCGACATTCAGGCCGGGGACCGGGTGATGTACTACACCACCACCGGATGGATGATGTGGAACTGGCTGGTCACAGCCCTCGCCAGCAAGGCCACCATCGTGCTGTACGACGGATCTCCCTTCCAGCCTGGACCGGAGCGATTGTTCAAAATTGCAGAGCAGGAACAGCTGACTTTTCTGGGGGTGTCTGCAAAATGGATTGAATCCTTGAGGAAACTGGAGCTTTCCCCAAAAAGCACATACCCCCTCTCTGCCCTCAGGACGATGGCCTCCACAGGTTCACCCCTGTCAGAGGAGGGCTTTCAGTACGTTTACGACCACATCAAGAGAGACCTGCACCTGAGTTCCATCTCGGGAGGGACCGACCTCTGCGGATGCTTCCTGGGAGGAAATCCGCTGGCCGAAGTGCACCCGGCAGAGCTTCAGGTGCCCATGCTTGGCATGTCCATTGAGATTTACCCTGAAGAAGGAGAGGCCCTGTTAGGCCCCACCACCGGAGAACTGGTCTGCACCCGGCCTTTCCCCTCCCAGCCGCTGAAATTCTGGAATGATCCTGAAAATAAGAAGTATCAGGCCGCTTATTTTGAGCGTTTCCCTGGCGTGTGGCACCACGGAGATTTCGTGCAACGCACAGAGACCGGATTCAAGGTGCTGGGCCGCAGCGACGCCACCCTGAACCCTGGAGGGGTGCGCATCGGGACCGCCGAAATCTACCGTCAGGTGGAATCCTTCCCGGAGATCCTGGAGGCTCTGGTTTTCATGCGCAGTGCACAGGGAGAAGATCAGGTGGTCCTGCTGGTCCGCATGAAAGAAGAGGTCTCCCTCACCGATGACCTGCGCAAACAGATCCAGAGCCGCATCCGTCAGGCCTGCACGCCCCGGCACGTCCCGGGACGCATTGAGGCCGTGGCAGACCTGCCCAGAACCAAAAACGGCAAACTGCTGGAACTGGCCGTCACAGACCTTGCCAATGGTCGCCCGGTGCGCAATGTGACTGCAGTCGCCAATCCAGAAGCACTGGAAGCCATTCAGACCCTGTTTTCCTGA
- a CDS encoding GntR family transcriptional regulator, whose product MSPIPADQAPLKRALAREEVYRTLKTWIIEGTLAPRENIRDQELALKLGVSRTPIREALRRLEDEGLIETAKNRWTRVAPLNLKNSQHTYPIIAHLEDLALQLAFLNLTEADLQKMDEANQRFQEALSVKDSRTALQADETFHGVLLERSGNPELRKIVTELKTRLMRLEWYYYRTQGSSAPSVTEHHHLLDALKTPDLAEARTALAANWTSSVARLMNLPEP is encoded by the coding sequence ATGTCACCCATCCCCGCAGACCAGGCCCCTCTGAAACGTGCCCTTGCCAGAGAGGAAGTGTACCGGACTTTGAAGACCTGGATCATCGAGGGCACCCTGGCCCCCAGAGAAAACATCCGGGACCAGGAACTGGCCCTGAAACTCGGGGTCAGCCGCACTCCCATCCGGGAAGCCCTGCGCCGCCTGGAAGACGAAGGCCTGATCGAAACCGCCAAGAACCGCTGGACCCGGGTTGCCCCCCTCAACCTGAAAAACAGTCAGCACACCTACCCCATCATTGCCCACCTGGAAGATCTGGCCTTGCAACTGGCCTTCCTCAATCTCACCGAAGCAGACCTGCAAAAGATGGATGAGGCCAACCAGAGGTTTCAGGAAGCCCTTTCCGTCAAGGATTCTCGCACTGCCCTGCAAGCCGATGAGACCTTTCACGGGGTGCTTCTGGAAAGAAGTGGCAACCCGGAATTGCGCAAGATCGTCACCGAGCTGAAAACCCGACTGATGCGTCTGGAATGGTACTATTACCGCACTCAGGGAAGCTCGGCCCCGAGTGTGACAGAGCACCACCACCTGCTGGACGCCCTGAAAACACCCGATCTGGCAGAAGCCCGAACCGCACTGGCCGCCAACTGGACCAGCAGTGTGGCCCGACTGATGAACCTTCCGGAGCCCTGA
- a CDS encoding AzlC family ABC transporter permease: MTLTLRHSDFRLGFLAIVPLWIGFLPFAISYALIARSAGLSLWETQLMSLTVFSGGAQFTAAGMFLQQANIFSIVLTTFLLNARHLLYGLSVSQNLKLSPLQRTKAAWVLTDEAFGVTANAHYPSYAYLMGASMSVFVSWNVFTLVGALLGNSIPDPLKYGVDFVFPLAFLALLMPTLKDRPAFLVAGFSALLALFLQKALHLPGGVSVLLVGILGSLLGAFLTYREKP, translated from the coding sequence ATGACCCTGACCCTCAGGCACTCCGATTTCAGGCTTGGATTTCTGGCCATTGTTCCATTGTGGATTGGTTTTCTGCCCTTTGCCATTTCCTATGCCCTGATCGCCCGTTCTGCTGGACTCTCCCTGTGGGAAACACAACTGATGAGCCTCACCGTTTTTTCTGGAGGCGCACAGTTCACAGCTGCAGGCATGTTCCTGCAACAGGCCAACATTTTCAGCATTGTGCTCACCACCTTTCTGCTCAATGCCCGTCACCTGCTGTACGGTCTTTCGGTCAGCCAGAACCTGAAGCTCTCCCCCCTTCAGAGAACCAAAGCAGCCTGGGTGCTCACCGATGAAGCTTTCGGGGTGACGGCCAACGCCCACTATCCCAGCTACGCCTACCTGATGGGTGCCAGCATGAGCGTTTTTGTGAGCTGGAACGTCTTCACCCTGGTGGGTGCCCTGCTGGGAAACAGCATTCCCGATCCCCTCAAATACGGGGTGGATTTTGTGTTCCCTCTGGCTTTCCTGGCCCTGCTGATGCCCACCCTCAAAGACCGTCCGGCCTTTCTGGTGGCTGGCTTCAGTGCTTTGCTGGCCCTGTTCCTGCAAAAAGCTCTGCATCTGCCAGGAGGGGTCAGTGTGCTGCTGGTGGGCATTCTGGGCAGTCTGCTGGGGGCCTTCCTCACGTACAGGGAGAAACCATGA
- a CDS encoding AzlD domain-containing protein — protein MNAALTILMMFLVTYATRLAGLSLGNAKVPGFWLHFLKFIPVSVFTALVVLNFGSENRELPVRLIAALVAGGVFYFHRQLWSCILVGMVVFWGLRTLL, from the coding sequence ATGAATGCTGCCTTGACCATCCTGATGATGTTCCTGGTCACCTATGCCACCCGCCTTGCTGGCCTCAGTCTGGGCAATGCAAAAGTGCCTGGGTTCTGGTTGCACTTCCTGAAGTTCATTCCAGTCAGTGTGTTCACCGCTCTGGTGGTGCTGAATTTCGGCTCGGAAAACAGGGAACTCCCGGTTCGCCTGATCGCAGCGCTTGTGGCAGGAGGCGTGTTTTATTTTCACAGGCAACTCTGGAGCTGCATTCTGGTCGGGATGGTGGTGTTCTGGGGGCTCAGGACACTGCTCTGA